In Hirundo rustica isolate bHirRus1 chromosome 4, bHirRus1.pri.v3, whole genome shotgun sequence, a genomic segment contains:
- the GXYLT1 gene encoding glucoside xylosyltransferase 1 isoform X1, producing the protein MRRFARVALLCLGCAVCSLLYGLSQLALSLEQEPGGGRDTQARDPAAPGGRRRAGSAGRGEAGTERCKNLSLSFWNSYWMLPSDVCGMNCFWEAAFRYEYMKTHPPEKMHLAVVACGERLEETVTMLRSAIIFSIKPLHFHIFAEDQLHESFKDTLDEFPYEGKVYYTLYPITFPSESAAEWKKLFKPCASQRLFLPLILKNVDSLLYVDTDILFLRPVDDIWSFLGKFNSTQIAAMAPEHEEPRIGWYNRFARHPYYGVTGINSGVMLMNMTRIRRKYFKNDMTPVRLQWREILMPLLKKYKLNITWGDQDLLNIMFFHNPESLYVFPCQWNYRPDHCIYGSNCKAAEEEGIFILHGNRGVYHDDKQPTFRAVYEAIKNYSFGDDLVHSLLQPLEQELQKTMHTYCGRVYKVFIKQLTKSIRDLYARRSKGR; encoded by the exons ATGCGGCGCTTCGCGCGGGTGGcgctgctgtgcctgggctgcGCCGTCTGCTCGCTGCTCTACGGCCTCAGCCAGCTGgccctgtccctggagcaggagcctggCGGCGGCCGCGACACGCAGGCCCGAGACCCCGCCGCGCCCGGCGGCCGGCGGCGAGCAGGGAGCGCGGGCCGAGGCGAGGCGGGGACCGAGAG GTGTAAGAATTTGTCTCTATCTTTCTGGAATTCCTATTGGATGCTGCCCTCTGATGTTTGTGGAATGAACTGCTTTTGGGAAGCTGCTTTTAG ATATGAGTATATGAAAACACATCCTCCTGAGAAAATGCATCTAGCAGTGGTGGCCTGTGGTGAAAGACTGGAGGAGACTGTTACTATGTTGAGATCAGCCATTATTTTCAGCATCAAACCTCtccattttcatatttttgctgAGGACCAATTGCATGAGAGTTTCAAAGACACA CTTGATGAATTCCCTTATGAAGGAAAAGTTTATTACACATTATACCCAATAACATTTCCATCTGAGAGTGCAGCAGAATGGAAGAAATTGTTTAAACCATGTGCTTCACAAAGACTGTTTTTGCCA TTAATCCTCAAAAATGTGGATTCACTACTGTATGTTGATACTGACATCTTGTTTTTGAGGCCGGTTGATGATATTTGGTCTTTTCTGGGAAAGTTCAACTCCACACAAATTGCTGCAATGGCACCAGAACATGAAGAGCCTCGTATTGGGTGGTATAATCGTTTTGCTAGACATCCCTATTATGGAGTAACTGGAATTAATTCTGGAGTCATGCTAATGAATATGACACgtatcagaagaaaatatttcaag aATGATATGACACCAGTCCGGTTACAGTGGAGAGAAATTCTGATGCCACTACTGAAGAAGTATAAGCTGAACATAACGTGGGGTGATCAGGATCTATTGAACATTATGTTTTTTCACAATCCAG AAAGTCTTTATGTCTTTCCATGCCAATGGAATTACCGGCCTGACCACTGCATCTATGGAAGCAATTGTAAGGCAGCTGAAGAAGAAGGTATATTTATTCTTCATGGAAATAGAGGTGTTTACCATGACGATAAGCAACCGACTTTTAGGGCCGTCTATGAAGCAATAAAAAAT TATTCGTTTGGAGATGACCTGGTTCAttcactgctgcagcccctaGAACaggaattacagaaaaccaTGCATACATACTGTGGAAGAGTATACAAAGTATTCATAAAGCAGCTAACAAAAAGCATTAGAGACTTGTATGCCAGAAGATCAAAGGGAAGGTGA
- the GXYLT1 gene encoding glucoside xylosyltransferase 1 isoform X2, translating to MLPSDVCGMNCFWEAAFRYEYMKTHPPEKMHLAVVACGERLEETVTMLRSAIIFSIKPLHFHIFAEDQLHESFKDTLDEFPYEGKVYYTLYPITFPSESAAEWKKLFKPCASQRLFLPLILKNVDSLLYVDTDILFLRPVDDIWSFLGKFNSTQIAAMAPEHEEPRIGWYNRFARHPYYGVTGINSGVMLMNMTRIRRKYFKNDMTPVRLQWREILMPLLKKYKLNITWGDQDLLNIMFFHNPESLYVFPCQWNYRPDHCIYGSNCKAAEEEGIFILHGNRGVYHDDKQPTFRAVYEAIKNYSFGDDLVHSLLQPLEQELQKTMHTYCGRVYKVFIKQLTKSIRDLYARRSKGR from the exons ATGCTGCCCTCTGATGTTTGTGGAATGAACTGCTTTTGGGAAGCTGCTTTTAG ATATGAGTATATGAAAACACATCCTCCTGAGAAAATGCATCTAGCAGTGGTGGCCTGTGGTGAAAGACTGGAGGAGACTGTTACTATGTTGAGATCAGCCATTATTTTCAGCATCAAACCTCtccattttcatatttttgctgAGGACCAATTGCATGAGAGTTTCAAAGACACA CTTGATGAATTCCCTTATGAAGGAAAAGTTTATTACACATTATACCCAATAACATTTCCATCTGAGAGTGCAGCAGAATGGAAGAAATTGTTTAAACCATGTGCTTCACAAAGACTGTTTTTGCCA TTAATCCTCAAAAATGTGGATTCACTACTGTATGTTGATACTGACATCTTGTTTTTGAGGCCGGTTGATGATATTTGGTCTTTTCTGGGAAAGTTCAACTCCACACAAATTGCTGCAATGGCACCAGAACATGAAGAGCCTCGTATTGGGTGGTATAATCGTTTTGCTAGACATCCCTATTATGGAGTAACTGGAATTAATTCTGGAGTCATGCTAATGAATATGACACgtatcagaagaaaatatttcaag aATGATATGACACCAGTCCGGTTACAGTGGAGAGAAATTCTGATGCCACTACTGAAGAAGTATAAGCTGAACATAACGTGGGGTGATCAGGATCTATTGAACATTATGTTTTTTCACAATCCAG AAAGTCTTTATGTCTTTCCATGCCAATGGAATTACCGGCCTGACCACTGCATCTATGGAAGCAATTGTAAGGCAGCTGAAGAAGAAGGTATATTTATTCTTCATGGAAATAGAGGTGTTTACCATGACGATAAGCAACCGACTTTTAGGGCCGTCTATGAAGCAATAAAAAAT TATTCGTTTGGAGATGACCTGGTTCAttcactgctgcagcccctaGAACaggaattacagaaaaccaTGCATACATACTGTGGAAGAGTATACAAAGTATTCATAAAGCAGCTAACAAAAAGCATTAGAGACTTGTATGCCAGAAGATCAAAGGGAAGGTGA